A window of the Pseudomonas sp. B21_DOA genome harbors these coding sequences:
- the lolA gene encoding outer membrane lipoprotein chaperone LolA: protein MRLIRMLLPVLALTTLTAHADEKDVARLTQLLETSKTLSANFSQLTLDGGGTQLQETTGNMTLQRPGLFYWHTNAPAEQTMVSDGKKVTLWDPDLEQATIKKLDERLTQTPALLLSGDVSKISQSFDISAKEAGGVIDFTLKPKTKDTLFDNLRLSFRNGLLNDMQLIDSVGQRTNILFTGVKANEAVPASKFKFDIPKGADVIQE, encoded by the coding sequence ATGCGCCTTATCCGCATGCTGTTGCCAGTACTGGCGCTGACCACACTCACGGCCCACGCCGATGAAAAGGACGTGGCGCGTTTGACCCAATTGCTCGAAACATCGAAAACCCTGTCGGCCAACTTCTCGCAGTTGACCCTCGACGGCGGCGGCACCCAGTTGCAGGAAACCACCGGCAACATGACTCTGCAGCGTCCGGGCCTGTTCTACTGGCACACCAACGCGCCGGCCGAACAGACCATGGTCTCTGATGGCAAGAAAGTCACCCTGTGGGACCCGGACCTGGAGCAGGCCACCATCAAGAAACTCGATGAGCGTCTGACCCAAACCCCTGCGCTGCTGCTGTCCGGCGATGTCTCGAAGATCAGCCAGAGCTTCGATATCAGCGCGAAAGAGGCGGGCGGCGTGATCGACTTCACCCTCAAGCCAAAAACCAAGGACACCCTGTTCGACAATCTGCGCCTGTCGTTCCGCAACGGCCTGCTCAATGACATGCAACTGATTGACAGCGTCGGCCAGCGTACGAATATCCTGTTTACCGGGGTCAAGGCCAACGAAGCGGTGCCGGCGTCGAAATTCAAGTTCGACATTCCAAAGGGTGCCGACGTTATTCAGGAATAA
- the ftsK gene encoding DNA translocase FtsK, which produces MKKTTEAPKTVVPLWRQQLHYRLKEGALIAIGALCLFLMMALLTYGKDDPGWSHNSKIDDVQNFGGPAGSYSADILFMVLGYFAYIFPLLLAVKAYQIFRQRHEPWQWSGWLFSWRLIGLVFLVLSGAALAHIHFHAATGLPAGAGGALGESLGDLAKNALNIQGSTLLFIALFLFGLTVFTDLSWFKVMDVTGKITLDLFELFQGALNRWWSARTERKQLVAQLREVDDRVHDVVAPTVTDKREQAKVKERLIEREQALSKHMSDREKQVPPVIAPAPAKAPEPSKRVQKEKQAPLFVDSAVEGTLPPISILDPAEKKQLNYSPESLAAVGHLLEIKLKEFGVEVTVDSIHPGPVITRYEIQPAAGVKVSRIANLAKDLARSLAVTSVRVVEVIPGKTTVGIEIPNEDRQIVRFSEVLSTPEYDNFKSPVTLALGHDIGGKPVITDLAKMPHLLVAGTTGSGKSVGVNAMILSILFKSGPDDAKLIMIDPKMLELSIYEGIPHLLCPVVTDMKDAANALRWSVAEMERRYKLMAKMGVRNLSGFNAKVKEAQEAGEPLSDPLYKRESIHDEAPLLQKLPTIVVVVDEFADMMMIVGKKVEELIARIAQKARAAGIHLILATQRPSVDVITGLIKANIPTRMAFQVSSKIDSRTIIDQGGAEQLLGHGDMLYMPPGTSLPIRVHGAFVSDDEVHRVVEAWKLRGAPEYNDDILNGVEEAGSGFEGSSGGGDGDDPEADALYDEAVQFVLESRRASISAVQRKLKIGYNRAARMIEAMEMAGVVTSMNTNGSREVLAPGPVRD; this is translated from the coding sequence TTGAAGAAGACCACCGAAGCACCCAAAACAGTCGTTCCGCTCTGGCGCCAGCAACTGCACTACCGGCTCAAGGAAGGTGCATTGATCGCCATTGGCGCCTTGTGCCTGTTCCTGATGATGGCTTTGCTGACCTACGGCAAGGACGACCCCGGCTGGAGCCATAACAGCAAGATCGATGATGTGCAGAATTTTGGCGGTCCGGCCGGCTCGTACAGCGCCGATATCCTGTTCATGGTGCTCGGTTACTTCGCCTATATCTTTCCGTTGCTGCTGGCGGTCAAGGCGTACCAGATTTTCCGTCAACGCCATGAACCGTGGCAGTGGAGCGGCTGGCTGTTCTCCTGGCGCCTGATCGGTCTGGTGTTTTTGGTGCTTTCCGGTGCTGCGCTGGCGCACATTCATTTCCATGCCGCGACCGGTCTGCCCGCCGGCGCTGGCGGTGCCTTGGGCGAAAGCCTTGGCGATCTGGCGAAGAATGCGCTGAACATTCAGGGCAGCACGCTTCTGTTCATCGCGCTGTTCCTGTTCGGCCTCACCGTATTTACCGACTTGTCGTGGTTCAAGGTGATGGACGTCACCGGCAAGATCACCCTCGATCTGTTCGAACTGTTCCAGGGCGCGCTCAATCGCTGGTGGTCGGCGCGCACCGAGCGCAAGCAACTGGTGGCGCAACTGCGTGAAGTCGATGACCGCGTCCACGATGTGGTCGCACCGACTGTCACTGACAAGCGTGAACAGGCCAAGGTCAAGGAACGCCTGATCGAGCGCGAGCAAGCGCTGAGCAAGCACATGTCCGACCGCGAGAAACAGGTGCCGCCGGTGATCGCGCCGGCACCGGCGAAGGCGCCGGAGCCGAGCAAACGCGTGCAGAAAGAGAAGCAGGCGCCGTTATTCGTCGACAGCGCGGTGGAAGGCACCTTGCCGCCGATTTCGATTCTTGATCCTGCGGAAAAGAAACAGCTCAACTATTCGCCTGAATCCTTGGCAGCGGTCGGCCACTTGCTGGAAATCAAGCTCAAGGAGTTCGGCGTCGAAGTCACCGTGGATTCGATTCATCCGGGCCCGGTGATTACCCGTTACGAAATTCAGCCGGCTGCCGGCGTGAAGGTCAGCCGCATCGCCAACCTGGCCAAAGACCTGGCGCGTTCGCTGGCAGTGACGAGTGTGCGGGTGGTCGAGGTGATTCCGGGCAAGACCACTGTCGGTATCGAAATCCCCAACGAAGACCGTCAGATCGTGCGCTTCTCCGAGGTGCTGTCGACGCCTGAGTACGACAACTTCAAATCGCCGGTCACCCTGGCGCTCGGTCACGATATCGGCGGCAAGCCGGTCATCACCGACTTGGCGAAGATGCCGCACTTGCTGGTGGCCGGTACTACCGGTTCGGGTAAATCGGTGGGCGTGAACGCGATGATCCTGTCGATCCTGTTCAAGTCCGGCCCGGACGACGCCAAGCTGATCATGATCGACCCGAAAATGCTCGAACTGTCGATCTACGAGGGTATCCCGCACCTGCTCTGCCCGGTTGTGACCGACATGAAGGACGCGGCCAACGCCTTGCGCTGGAGCGTTGCCGAGATGGAGCGTCGCTACAAGCTGATGGCCAAGATGGGCGTGCGTAACCTGTCCGGCTTCAACGCCAAGGTCAAGGAAGCCCAGGAGGCCGGCGAACCGTTGAGCGATCCGCTGTACAAGCGTGAAAGCATTCACGACGAAGCGCCGCTGCTGCAGAAACTGCCGACCATCGTCGTGGTGGTCGACGAATTCGCCGACATGATGATGATCGTCGGTAAGAAGGTTGAAGAACTGATCGCCCGTATCGCCCAGAAGGCGCGTGCGGCGGGGATTCACTTGATCCTCGCGACCCAGCGCCCTTCGGTGGACGTGATCACCGGTCTGATCAAGGCCAACATCCCGACTCGGATGGCGTTCCAGGTGTCGAGCAAGATCGACTCGCGGACGATCATCGATCAGGGTGGCGCCGAGCAACTGCTCGGTCACGGTGACATGCTTTACATGCCGCCGGGCACCAGTCTGCCGATCCGCGTGCACGGCGCATTCGTCTCCGACGATGAGGTTCACCGCGTGGTCGAAGCGTGGAAGCTGCGCGGCGCGCCTGAATACAACGACGACATCCTCAACGGTGTCGAAGAGGCGGGCAGCGGCTTTGAAGGCAGCAGTGGTGGTGGCGACGGTGATGATCCGGAAGCCGACGCGCTGTATGACGAAGCGGTGCAGTTCGTCCTCGAAAGCCGTCGCGCGTCGATTTCCGCTGTTCAGCGCAAGCTGAAGATCGGTTACAACCGCGCTGCGCGGATGATCGAGGCGATGGAGATGGCCGGCGTCGTTACCTCAATGAACACCAACGGTTCGCGTGAAGTCCTGGCCCCGGGCCCGGTACGCGACTGA
- the aat gene encoding leucyl/phenylalanyl-tRNA--protein transferase: protein MLTWLQRNSLTFPPLEKAMREPNGLLAAGGDLSADRLIQAYRHGCFPWFSEGQPILWWSPDPRTVLFPDELHVSRSLGKLLRKQRYQVTFDQDFDAVIRACAAPRDYADGTWITEAMQDAYMELHRRGFAHSVEVWDDGQLVGGLYGLAMGQLFFGESMFSRADNASKYGFATLVQHLKAAGFVLIDCQMPTDHLHSLGARSIPRGDFADYLQRHLDQPNSATWVC, encoded by the coding sequence ATGCTGACTTGGTTACAACGTAATTCCCTGACCTTTCCGCCCCTGGAAAAAGCCATGCGCGAGCCGAACGGATTGCTCGCTGCCGGCGGCGATCTGTCCGCCGACCGCCTGATTCAGGCCTATCGCCATGGCTGCTTTCCCTGGTTCTCCGAAGGCCAACCCATTCTCTGGTGGTCGCCAGACCCTCGCACCGTGCTGTTTCCCGACGAACTGCACGTCTCGCGCAGCCTCGGCAAGCTGCTGCGCAAGCAACGCTATCAAGTGACCTTCGATCAGGATTTCGACGCCGTCATCCGCGCCTGCGCCGCGCCTCGCGACTACGCCGACGGCACCTGGATCACAGAGGCGATGCAGGATGCGTACATGGAACTGCATCGGCGCGGCTTCGCTCATTCGGTTGAGGTCTGGGACGATGGACAACTGGTGGGCGGCCTGTACGGCCTGGCGATGGGCCAATTGTTTTTCGGCGAGTCGATGTTCAGCCGCGCCGACAACGCTTCCAAATACGGCTTCGCCACGCTGGTGCAGCATTTGAAAGCAGCCGGTTTTGTGTTGATCGATTGCCAGATGCCGACGGATCACCTGCACAGCCTCGGTGCGCGGTCAATTCCGCGCGGCGACTTCGCCGACTATCTGCAGCGCCATCTCGATCAACCGAATTCGGCGACCTGGGTTTGCTGA
- a CDS encoding arginyltransferase has protein sequence MTELARLKFYATQPHSCSYLPEEQATTLFLDPSQPMDVHVYADLSEMGFRRSGDHLYRPHCQNCNACVPARIPSAQFIPNRQQKRIFKRNADLQVQPVKPQFSEEYFDLYQRYIEQRHADGDMYPPSRDQFSTFLVRDLPFSRFYEFRLDGRLLAVAVTDLLPNGLSAVYTFYEPNEERRSLGRYAILWQIAESQRLGLEAVYLGYWIKNCKKMNYKTQYRPIELLINQRWVVLN, from the coding sequence ATGACCGAGTTGGCGCGATTGAAGTTCTATGCCACTCAGCCCCACTCTTGCAGTTATCTGCCCGAGGAGCAGGCCACGACGCTGTTTCTCGACCCGAGTCAGCCCATGGATGTGCACGTCTACGCAGATCTGTCGGAAATGGGCTTTCGTCGCAGCGGCGATCACCTGTACCGGCCGCATTGCCAGAATTGCAATGCGTGCGTGCCTGCGCGCATTCCTTCCGCTCAGTTCATCCCCAACCGTCAGCAGAAGCGTATCTTCAAGCGCAACGCCGATCTGCAGGTGCAGCCGGTCAAGCCGCAATTCAGCGAAGAATATTTCGACCTGTACCAGCGCTACATCGAACAGCGGCACGCCGACGGCGACATGTACCCGCCGAGCCGTGACCAGTTCTCGACGTTCCTGGTGCGTGACCTGCCCTTCTCGCGCTTCTACGAGTTTCGACTCGACGGACGGTTGCTCGCGGTGGCGGTCACCGATCTGCTGCCCAACGGTTTGTCGGCGGTGTACACCTTCTACGAACCAAACGAAGAACGCCGCAGCCTCGGTCGTTACGCGATCCTCTGGCAAATCGCCGAGAGCCAGCGTCTGGGCCTTGAGGCGGTGTATCTGGGTTACTGGATCAAGAACTGCAAAAAGATGAACTACAAGACGCAATATCGGCCCATCGAATTGCTGATCAATCAGCGCTGGGTCGTCCTGAACTGA
- the infA gene encoding translation initiation factor IF-1 — MSKEDSFEMEGTVVDTLPNTMFRVELENGHVVTAHISGKMRKNYIRILTGDKVRVELTPYDLSKGRITYRAR, encoded by the coding sequence ATGTCGAAAGAAGACAGCTTCGAAATGGAAGGCACTGTCGTCGACACCCTGCCCAACACCATGTTTCGTGTGGAGTTGGAAAATGGGCACGTCGTAACCGCGCATATTTCCGGCAAGATGCGCAAGAACTACATTCGTATTCTTACCGGTGACAAAGTGCGCGTCGAGCTGACGCCCTATGATTTGAGCAAAGGGCGGATCACTTACCGCGCTCGTTAA
- the clpS gene encoding ATP-dependent Clp protease adapter ClpS: MHAISQIRLTFNQDRPLLQKDLPQEHDDDSAGVAVQEAKPALQAPPMYKVVLFNDDYTPMDFVVEVLEVFFNLNRELATKVMLAVHTEGRAVCGVFTRDIAETKAMQVNQYARESQHPLLCEIEKDG; the protein is encoded by the coding sequence ATGCATGCAATCAGCCAGATTCGACTAACATTCAATCAGGATCGCCCGCTTCTCCAAAAGGATCTTCCACAGGAGCACGACGACGATTCGGCAGGCGTTGCTGTTCAGGAAGCAAAGCCCGCGTTACAGGCGCCGCCGATGTACAAGGTGGTTTTGTTCAACGATGACTACACACCGATGGATTTCGTCGTCGAAGTGCTCGAGGTGTTTTTTAACCTGAATCGCGAGCTGGCGACCAAGGTCATGCTGGCCGTCCATACAGAAGGCCGGGCAGTATGTGGAGTGTTTACCCGCGACATCGCCGAGACAAAGGCCATGCAGGTCAACCAGTACGCCAGGGAAAGCCAGCATCCGCTACTCTGTGAAATCGAGAAGGACGGTTAA
- the icd gene encoding NADP-dependent isocitrate dehydrogenase, producing the protein MGYKKIQVPAVGDKITVNADHSLNVPDNPIIPFIEGDGIGVDISPVMIKVVDAAVEKAYGGKRKISWMEVYAGEKATQVYDQDTWLPQETLDAVKDYVVSIKGPLTTPVGGGIRSLNVALRQQLDLYVCLRPVRWFEGVPSPVKKPGDVDMTIFRENSEDIYAGIEWKAGSPEATKVIKFLKEEMGVTKIRFDENCGIGVKPVSREGTKRLARKALQYVVDNDRDSLTIVHKGNIMKFTEGAFKEWAYEVAAEEFGATLLDGGPWMQFKNPKTGKNVVVKDAIADAMLQQILLRPAEYDVIATLNLNGDYLSDALAAEVGGIGIAPGANLSDTVAMFEATHGTAPKYAGKDQVNPGSLILSAEMMLRHMGWTEAADLIIKGTNGAISAKTVTYDFERLMDGAKLVSSSGFGDALISHM; encoded by the coding sequence ATGGGTTACAAGAAGATTCAGGTTCCAGCCGTCGGTGACAAAATCACTGTCAATGCAGACCATTCTCTCAATGTTCCTGATAACCCGATCATCCCCTTCATCGAAGGTGACGGTATTGGTGTCGACATCAGTCCGGTGATGATCAAGGTTGTCGATGCTGCTGTTGAAAAGGCCTACGGCGGCAAGCGCAAGATTTCCTGGATGGAAGTCTACGCCGGCGAAAAAGCCACTCAGGTTTATGACCAGGACACCTGGCTGCCGCAGGAAACCCTCGACGCAGTCAAGGATTACGTGGTTTCCATCAAAGGCCCGCTGACCACCCCGGTCGGTGGCGGCATCCGCTCGCTGAACGTGGCCCTGCGTCAGCAGCTCGACCTGTACGTCTGCCTGCGCCCGGTGCGCTGGTTCGAAGGCGTGCCGAGCCCGGTGAAAAAACCCGGCGACGTCGACATGACCATTTTCCGCGAGAACTCCGAAGACATTTACGCCGGTATCGAGTGGAAGGCCGGTTCGCCGGAAGCCACCAAGGTCATCAAATTCCTTAAAGAAGAAATGGGCGTCACCAAGATCCGTTTCGACGAAAATTGCGGCATCGGCGTCAAGCCGGTATCGCGCGAAGGGACCAAGCGTCTGGCGCGTAAAGCCCTGCAATACGTGGTCGACAATGATCGCGACTCGCTGACCATCGTGCACAAAGGCAACATCATGAAGTTCACCGAAGGTGCCTTCAAGGAATGGGCCTATGAAGTGGCGGCCGAAGAATTCGGCGCGACTCTGCTCGACGGCGGTCCGTGGATGCAGTTCAAAAACCCGAAAACCGGCAAGAACGTTGTGGTCAAGGACGCTATCGCCGACGCCATGCTCCAGCAGATCCTGCTGCGTCCGGCCGAATACGATGTGATCGCTACGCTCAACCTCAACGGTGACTATCTGTCCGATGCCCTGGCGGCAGAAGTCGGTGGTATCGGTATTGCGCCGGGCGCCAACCTCTCCGATACCGTGGCGATGTTCGAAGCGACCCACGGTACCGCGCCAAAATATGCCGGCAAGGACCAAGTCAACCCGGGCTCGCTGATTCTCTCGGCAGAGATGATGTTGCGTCATATGGGCTGGACCGAAGCGGCGGACCTGATCATCAAGGGCACCAACGGTGCGATCAGCGCGAAGACTGTTACTTATGATTTCGAGCGTTTGATGGATGGGGCCAAGCTGGTTTCGTCTTCGGGGTTCGGCGATGCGTTGATTTCGCATATGTAA
- a CDS encoding NUDIX hydrolase, whose protein sequence is MEWLPHITVATIVEDNGRFLMVEEHKGGRNVLNQPAGHLDPDETLIDAAIRETLEETGWDVEPTGVIGIYLYTAPSNGVTYQRICFSAKAVQHHPDYQLDDGIVGAKWLTRDELVAQRDNWRSELIIRCIDDYLAGHHFSLELIRPSL, encoded by the coding sequence ATGGAATGGCTCCCCCACATCACCGTCGCCACCATCGTCGAGGACAACGGCCGTTTTTTGATGGTTGAAGAGCACAAGGGCGGGCGCAACGTGCTCAACCAGCCCGCCGGGCATCTCGATCCGGATGAAACCCTGATCGACGCGGCGATTCGCGAAACCCTCGAAGAAACCGGTTGGGACGTCGAACCCACCGGCGTGATCGGCATTTATCTGTACACCGCGCCGAGCAACGGCGTGACTTACCAGCGCATATGCTTCAGCGCCAAAGCCGTGCAGCATCACCCGGATTACCAACTCGACGACGGCATCGTCGGCGCCAAGTGGCTGACCCGCGACGAATTAGTCGCCCAGCGCGACAACTGGCGCAGCGAGCTGATCATCCGTTGCATTGACGATTATCTGGCCGGTCATCACTTCAGCCTCGAACTGATCCGCCCTTCTCTTTAG
- the hflD gene encoding high frequency lysogenization protein HflD: MSPTQEQLTALGGVFLAAVLVDRIAKTGQTNEAGLSCMLGSLLVRDPKDTLDVYGGDDINLREGYRALIGALERDPSTLQREPLRYALSMLGLERQLAKRDDMLETIAKRLPQIQSQVEHFGPAHENVVAACGALYQDTLSTLRQRIQVHGDMRNLQQPSNASKIRALLLAGIRSARLWRQLGGHRWQLVISRRKLLKELYPLMRSE, from the coding sequence ATGAGCCCGACTCAGGAGCAACTGACAGCGCTGGGCGGTGTATTTCTCGCCGCCGTGCTGGTGGATCGCATCGCCAAGACCGGCCAGACCAACGAAGCCGGCCTGAGCTGCATGCTCGGCAGCCTGCTGGTGCGGGATCCGAAAGATACGCTGGACGTGTACGGTGGCGATGACATCAATCTGCGCGAAGGCTATCGCGCGTTGATTGGCGCACTGGAGCGCGACCCGAGCACCTTGCAGCGCGAGCCATTGCGCTACGCGCTGTCGATGCTCGGTCTGGAGCGGCAACTGGCCAAGCGTGACGACATGCTCGAGACGATTGCCAAACGCCTGCCGCAGATTCAGTCACAGGTGGAGCATTTTGGCCCGGCTCATGAAAACGTCGTCGCCGCTTGCGGTGCGTTGTATCAGGACACGTTGAGCACCCTGCGCCAACGCATTCAGGTGCACGGCGACATGCGCAACCTGCAGCAGCCGAGCAACGCCTCGAAGATCCGCGCCCTGCTGCTCGCGGGTATCCGCTCGGCGCGCCTGTGGCGTCAGCTCGGGGGTCATCGCTGGCAGTTGGTGATCAGCCGCCGCAAGTTACTCAAAGAGCTTTATCCGTTGATGCGCAGCGAGTAA
- a CDS encoding cupin domain-containing protein: MNSDIPLQLLGGLTAREFLRDYWQKKPLLIRQAIPDFESPIDADELAGLALEEEVESRLVIEHGERPWELRRGPFAEDEFSKLPEKEWTLLVQAVDQFVPEVSELLENFRFLPSWRVDDVMISFAAPGGSVGPHFDNYDVFLLQGHGKRNWKIGQMCDSESPLLQHADLRILAEFHETEEWVLEPGDMLYLPPRLAHCGVAVDNCMTYSVGFRAPSAAEVLTHFTDFLSQFLTDEERYTDADAKPAVDPHQIQHDALDRLKSLLAEHMSDERLLLTWFGQYMTEPRYPELVVGPEDVEEEDFLAALQDGAVLIRNPSARLAWSEVDDDLLLFASGQSRYLPGKLRELLKLICAADALHADNLGEWLSDEDGRSLLCELVKQGSLGFADE; the protein is encoded by the coding sequence ATGAATTCCGATATTCCTCTTCAACTTCTGGGCGGCCTCACAGCACGCGAATTCCTGCGTGACTACTGGCAGAAAAAACCGCTGCTGATCCGTCAGGCGATTCCTGACTTCGAAAGCCCGATCGACGCCGACGAACTGGCCGGCCTGGCCCTGGAAGAAGAAGTCGAATCGCGCTTGGTCATCGAGCACGGCGAGCGTCCATGGGAACTGCGTCGCGGCCCGTTCGCCGAAGACGAGTTCAGCAAATTGCCAGAGAAAGAGTGGACCCTGCTGGTGCAGGCGGTTGACCAGTTCGTGCCGGAAGTCAGCGAGCTGCTGGAAAACTTCCGCTTCCTGCCGAGCTGGCGCGTCGATGACGTGATGATCAGCTTCGCTGCCCCGGGTGGCAGCGTCGGCCCGCATTTCGACAATTACGATGTGTTCCTGCTGCAGGGCCACGGCAAGCGCAACTGGAAAATCGGCCAGATGTGCGATTCCGAGAGCCCGCTGCTGCAACACGCCGACCTGCGCATCCTCGCTGAATTCCACGAAACCGAAGAATGGGTGCTGGAACCGGGCGACATGCTCTACCTGCCGCCGCGCCTGGCCCATTGCGGTGTCGCGGTCGACAACTGCATGACCTACTCGGTCGGCTTCCGCGCGCCGAGTGCCGCTGAAGTGCTGACCCACTTCACCGACTTCCTCAGCCAGTTCCTGACCGACGAAGAGCGCTACACCGATGCCGACGCCAAGCCGGCGGTCGATCCGCACCAGATTCAACACGATGCGCTGGATCGCCTGAAAAGCCTGCTCGCTGAACACATGAGCGATGAGCGTCTGCTGCTGACCTGGTTCGGTCAATACATGACGGAGCCGCGCTACCCGGAACTGGTGGTCGGCCCGGAAGACGTCGAAGAAGAAGACTTCCTCGCCGCCCTGCAGGACGGCGCCGTACTGATCCGCAACCCGAGCGCGCGCCTGGCCTGGTCGGAAGTCGACGACGATCTGCTGCTGTTCGCCAGTGGCCAGAGCCGTTACCTGCCGGGCAAGCTGCGCGAACTGCTGAAGCTGATCTGCGCGGCTGACGCCCTGCACGCCGACAACCTCGGCGAATGGCTGAGCGACGAAGACGGCCGCAGCCTGCTCTGCGAACTGGTCAAGCAAGGAAGCCTGGGGTTCGCCGATGAATAA
- a CDS encoding GNAT family N-acetyltransferase: MNKIRVRVADWQKDIAEIRRIRETVFIAEQSVPPELEWDADDATAVHFLAFEGDFPIGTARLLPDGHIGRVSVLKDWRGMKVGDALMQAVIAEAEARGLRQQKLSAQVQATAFYERLGFSLVSEEFLEAGIPHVDMVRHSA, from the coding sequence ATGAATAAAATTCGCGTTCGTGTCGCAGACTGGCAGAAGGATATCGCCGAGATCCGGCGCATTCGTGAAACGGTGTTCATCGCCGAACAATCGGTGCCACCCGAGCTTGAGTGGGACGCCGATGACGCGACCGCCGTGCATTTTCTGGCGTTCGAAGGCGACTTCCCGATCGGTACGGCGCGGCTGTTGCCCGACGGCCACATCGGCCGCGTTTCAGTACTCAAAGACTGGCGCGGGATGAAGGTCGGTGATGCGCTGATGCAAGCGGTCATCGCCGAAGCTGAAGCACGCGGTTTGAGGCAACAGAAGCTCAGCGCTCAGGTGCAAGCCACGGCGTTCTACGAGCGCCTGGGTTTCAGCCTGGTCAGCGAGGAATTCCTCGAAGCCGGGATTCCGCATGTCGACATGGTTCGGCATTCGGCCTGA
- a CDS encoding secretin yields the protein MSLRTLLTTLLLGCSFSVLAATEIVPLKYHTSADMLPVAQDFIGQDGQVSAYGNQLIVKAEPGKIQELKDLLAQLDTAPKRLLITVDTNENNGRGDEGYAVNGAQPSQIRIISRSTTSRNGDVQQVQTSEGTPALIQVGQSVPITNTQSDSYGGYSSETQYRNVTQGFYVTASVTGETVHLAISTNRDRMSQERPDVVNVQSTDTTVTGRLGEWITLAGANSQTQADKQGLTRSYSTQGRDDMTLRVKVDTLD from the coding sequence ATGTCCCTACGCACCCTGCTCACCACCCTGCTGCTCGGCTGCAGTTTTTCGGTGCTGGCAGCCACAGAAATCGTTCCCCTCAAATACCACACCAGCGCTGACATGCTGCCGGTCGCGCAGGACTTCATCGGCCAGGACGGTCAGGTCAGCGCTTATGGCAATCAACTGATCGTCAAAGCCGAGCCGGGCAAGATTCAGGAACTGAAGGACTTGCTGGCGCAACTCGATACCGCACCGAAGCGCTTGCTGATCACCGTCGACACCAACGAAAACAACGGCCGTGGCGACGAAGGTTATGCGGTCAATGGCGCCCAGCCGAGCCAGATCCGGATCATCAGCCGCAGCACTACCAGCCGCAACGGCGACGTTCAGCAAGTGCAGACCAGCGAAGGCACTCCGGCGCTGATTCAGGTTGGCCAGAGCGTGCCGATCACCAACACCCAGAGCGATTCCTACGGCGGTTACAGCAGCGAGACTCAATACCGCAACGTCACCCAAGGTTTCTACGTCACCGCCAGCGTCACCGGCGAAACCGTTCATCTGGCGATCAGTACCAACCGTGACCGCATGAGCCAGGAACGTCCCGATGTAGTGAACGTGCAAAGCACCGACACAACCGTCACCGGACGCCTCGGTGAGTGGATCACTCTGGCGGGCGCCAACAGCCAGACTCAGGCCGATAAACAGGGGCTGACCCGCAGCTACTCGACTCAAGGCCGGGATGACATGACCTTGCGGGTGAAAGTCGACACGCTGGACTAA
- a CDS encoding NADH-quinone oxidoreductase subunit A, with protein sequence MPEATGLMAHNWGFAIFLLGVVGLCAFMLGVSSLLGSKAWGRSKNEPFESGMLPTGGARLRLSAKFYLVAMLFVIFDIEALFLFAWSVSVRESGWTGFVEALVFIAILLAGLVYLFRVGALDWAPEARRKRQAKLKQ encoded by the coding sequence ATGCCCGAAGCGACAGGACTCATGGCCCACAACTGGGGCTTTGCCATTTTCCTTCTGGGTGTCGTCGGCCTGTGTGCCTTCATGCTTGGCGTCTCCAGCCTCCTCGGGTCAAAAGCCTGGGGTCGCAGCAAAAACGAACCGTTCGAGTCGGGCATGCTACCTACCGGTGGCGCCCGCTTGCGGCTCTCAGCCAAATTCTATCTGGTCGCGATGCTCTTCGTGATCTTCGATATCGAAGCCCTCTTTCTCTTTGCATGGTCTGTGTCCGTCCGCGAAAGCGGCTGGACCGGATTCGTCGAAGCTCTCGTTTTCATAGCAATTCTGTTGGCAGGTCTTGTCTACCTGTTCCGAGTGGGCGCCCTTGACTGGGCTCCGGAAGCTCGTCGCAAGCGGCAGGCGAAGCTGAAACAATGA